In Horticoccus luteus, the following proteins share a genomic window:
- a CDS encoding tetratricopeptide repeat protein, with the protein MPSSAPSPRFAGASSAPDVPRRGLAGWLAGAALVAAVALVYLNCLHAPFIFDDFPAIVRNESLRGGLSWDMLRPPPEAAGATARPVVNATLALNYNMGGLAVEGYHLVNMVLHALTTLTLWGVLRRSLQTRSLGAGLSAETVAFAVSALWAVHPLLTESVVCVVQRNEELVALFYLLMLYCLIRSATTANRWPRTVWTVTAVAACALGMGSKEVMVTAPLAALLYDRTFLAGNFRGALRTRRTLYAGLALTWGLLAWLVLNNAQRAGTVGFGLGVSSWDYLLTQCRALTIYLKLAVWPHPLVVDYGAPVAHHFNEVWWQGLTILALLGVTLWALVRRPAIGFVGACFFLLLAPSSSIVPLTTQTIAEHRMYLPLAAVVLLAVLCLRALPVRVAGAVCLGLGVVLANGTVHRNAVFQNEERLWTETLAIQPGNARLHATLGGYYLRHQRWTEAADAYRAALDLQPAYADAHSDLASALLHLNRPQQALVHYAAAHQLKPTDPDIAYNFANALAGVGRGTEAIELYRTALHSRPMFTAAQNNLGDALMQMGRLPEAIATFNAALKHDPAQPGPQNNLGLALLRSGRAQEALAHFAAAVQLRPDSASVHHNYALALAATGKITAAIAEEDAALRLAPDYAAAQAHRAQLLFKPIERR; encoded by the coding sequence ATGCCTTCATCTGCACCGTCTCCTCGTTTCGCTGGCGCCAGCTCCGCACCGGATGTGCCCCGGCGAGGTTTGGCGGGCTGGCTTGCGGGGGCAGCGCTCGTGGCGGCGGTCGCGCTCGTCTACCTTAACTGCCTCCACGCGCCGTTTATTTTCGACGATTTTCCGGCAATTGTGCGGAATGAGTCGCTGCGCGGTGGCTTGTCGTGGGACATGTTGCGGCCACCGCCGGAGGCTGCGGGTGCGACGGCACGACCGGTGGTCAACGCAACGTTGGCGTTAAACTACAACATGGGTGGACTGGCGGTCGAGGGCTACCATCTCGTCAATATGGTCCTGCACGCGCTAACGACGTTGACGCTGTGGGGCGTGCTACGACGTTCATTGCAAACACGGTCGCTCGGCGCGGGGCTTTCAGCAGAAACGGTAGCGTTCGCGGTGAGCGCACTCTGGGCGGTGCATCCGCTGCTCACCGAATCAGTAGTGTGCGTGGTGCAACGCAACGAAGAGCTCGTGGCCCTCTTCTATTTGCTCATGCTGTATTGTCTCATCCGTTCGGCGACGACGGCAAACCGCTGGCCCCGAACAGTGTGGACGGTGACAGCGGTGGCGGCGTGTGCGCTCGGAATGGGGAGCAAGGAAGTCATGGTGACGGCGCCACTAGCGGCGTTGCTGTATGATCGCACGTTTCTCGCGGGAAATTTTCGGGGCGCGCTGCGGACGCGGCGAACGCTATATGCCGGGTTGGCGCTGACGTGGGGCTTGCTCGCGTGGCTCGTGTTGAACAACGCGCAGCGCGCTGGCACGGTCGGCTTCGGCCTCGGCGTCAGCAGTTGGGATTACCTTCTGACCCAGTGCCGTGCCCTGACGATTTACCTCAAGCTGGCGGTTTGGCCGCATCCACTCGTCGTGGACTATGGCGCGCCGGTCGCGCACCACTTCAATGAGGTGTGGTGGCAGGGACTGACGATTCTCGCCCTCCTTGGCGTGACCCTCTGGGCTTTAGTGCGTCGGCCGGCGATCGGTTTTGTCGGGGCGTGCTTTTTTCTCCTGCTTGCGCCCAGCTCAAGCATCGTCCCCCTCACGACTCAGACGATCGCCGAGCACCGCATGTATCTACCTCTCGCCGCCGTCGTTCTGCTGGCCGTACTCTGCCTGCGCGCCCTCCCCGTCCGTGTGGCCGGAGCGGTTTGCCTAGGATTGGGCGTGGTGCTGGCGAACGGCACCGTTCATCGCAACGCCGTCTTTCAAAATGAAGAGCGCTTGTGGACGGAAACGCTGGCTATCCAGCCCGGCAATGCTCGGCTGCACGCCACCCTCGGAGGTTATTACTTGCGTCACCAACGCTGGACCGAAGCCGCCGACGCCTATCGCGCCGCGCTCGATTTGCAACCCGCCTACGCAGACGCACACAGCGATCTCGCCAGCGCGCTCCTTCACCTCAACCGACCGCAGCAGGCTCTCGTCCACTATGCAGCGGCGCATCAGCTCAAACCCACGGACCCAGACATCGCTTACAATTTCGCCAACGCCTTGGCGGGCGTCGGGCGCGGGACTGAGGCCATCGAGTTGTATCGAACCGCGTTGCACTCACGGCCGATGTTTACTGCAGCGCAAAACAATCTCGGCGATGCCCTGATGCAGATGGGCCGGCTGCCCGAAGCGATTGCGACTTTTAACGCGGCGCTGAAGCACGATCCCGCACAGCCGGGCCCGCAAAACAATCTCGGACTGGCGCTCTTACGCAGCGGTCGGGCGCAGGAGGCGCTGGCGCATTTTGCCGCCGCTGTTCAGTTGCGGCCGGACTCAGCAAGCGTTCATCACAATTACGCGCTCGCGCTCGCAGCCACGGGCAAGATTACCGCCGCGATTGCCGAAGAAGACGCCGCTCTTAGGCTCGCGCCGGATTATGCAGCCGCGCAGGCGCACCGGGCGCAATTGTTATTCAAACCGATCGAGCGGCGGTAG
- a CDS encoding tetratricopeptide repeat protein yields MPADDWSRRSTWLAIALVTTACLLAYHRTFSAPFVYDDDEAIIGNLSIRHLWPLSNVLLPGGLTGTTVSGRPVVNLTLALNYALSGLNPWSYHAFNLLIHLGSGLLLAGITRQTLRCPPLAAHFDRTASALAFAAAALWLLHPLQTESVTYVAQRAESLMGFFYLLTLFAFITSINARHPTRWLVTSVAACVLGMATKEVMVTAPLLVVLYDRTFISHSWTQAVCRRPRYYGALAATWLVLAALVLGTGGRGDSAGFATQVSPWHYLLTQGDAICHYLRLTLWPHPLVFDYGDELAHHLSEVGPQFLSTAALFAGIFWILWRRPAWTPAFLGAAFFIILAPSSSIVPISTQTMAEHRMYLPLAAVVVGVAVVLHRLMGRKAAWMLAGAAAIAGGMTFMRNEDYQTRLRLWADTVTKQPDNPRAHNNLAIELIAAGQHNQARAELQEALRLRPGYTDARNNLANELLRRGAVAEAIAQYEIVLRAQPDFVLALDNLGFAYLTTGRTDDAVRCYMRAIQLDADDATAHSNLGYIFLQQGAPARALPHYAAAAHVRPSEPEAQRNLGDTLMALHQAAEAAAAYADAIALQPADAALRFNRALALAQCSQFSEARKEVSIALRLQPGFSEARRLAEDLQRR; encoded by the coding sequence TTGCCGGCTGACGACTGGTCGCGCCGCTCCACCTGGCTCGCGATTGCGCTAGTGACAACCGCCTGTCTCCTCGCTTACCACCGCACGTTTTCTGCACCGTTTGTTTACGACGATGATGAAGCGATCATCGGCAATCTCTCCATTCGCCACCTCTGGCCACTGAGTAACGTGCTGCTGCCCGGCGGCCTCACGGGCACGACCGTCAGTGGCCGTCCGGTGGTGAATCTGACTCTGGCCCTCAACTACGCTTTAAGCGGGCTCAACCCATGGAGCTACCACGCCTTCAATCTCCTGATCCACTTGGGCAGCGGCTTGCTGCTGGCGGGAATCACCCGCCAGACTTTGCGCTGCCCTCCGCTCGCTGCGCATTTCGACCGAACGGCCTCCGCGCTGGCCTTCGCTGCAGCCGCACTGTGGCTACTGCACCCGCTGCAAACGGAATCGGTGACTTACGTCGCCCAACGCGCCGAATCCCTGATGGGGTTTTTCTATTTATTAACTTTATTCGCTTTTATAACATCGATCAATGCACGCCACCCGACGCGATGGCTGGTCACCTCCGTCGCCGCTTGCGTTTTAGGTATGGCAACGAAAGAGGTCATGGTCACCGCGCCGCTGCTGGTAGTGCTATACGATCGCACCTTTATCTCTCACTCTTGGACGCAAGCCGTTTGCCGGCGACCGCGTTACTACGGCGCGCTCGCCGCCACTTGGCTGGTGCTCGCGGCTTTGGTTCTCGGCACCGGCGGTCGGGGCGATTCAGCGGGTTTCGCAACCCAAGTATCGCCGTGGCACTATCTTCTCACGCAAGGAGACGCCATCTGCCACTACCTCCGCCTGACTCTTTGGCCCCACCCGTTGGTATTCGATTACGGCGATGAGTTGGCCCACCACTTGAGTGAGGTCGGGCCGCAATTCCTGTCCACAGCGGCTTTGTTCGCTGGCATCTTTTGGATCTTATGGCGGCGGCCGGCGTGGACCCCGGCGTTTCTCGGCGCAGCGTTTTTCATCATCCTTGCCCCAAGCTCAAGCATCGTGCCGATCTCCACCCAGACGATGGCCGAGCATCGCATGTATCTTCCCCTCGCCGCGGTCGTCGTCGGCGTGGCAGTTGTTTTGCATCGGTTAATGGGCCGCAAGGCCGCGTGGATGCTCGCTGGCGCCGCGGCCATCGCGGGCGGAATGACCTTCATGCGCAATGAGGACTATCAAACCCGACTCCGCCTTTGGGCCGATACCGTCACCAAGCAACCGGACAATCCTCGCGCGCACAATAATCTGGCGATCGAGCTCATCGCGGCCGGCCAACACAACCAGGCCCGCGCTGAATTGCAGGAGGCCTTGCGTTTGCGCCCCGGCTATACCGATGCCCGCAACAATCTGGCCAACGAACTGCTCCGCCGCGGCGCCGTCGCAGAAGCCATTGCACAATATGAAATAGTGTTGCGCGCGCAGCCCGACTTTGTCCTGGCACTCGACAATCTGGGCTTCGCCTATCTCACCACCGGCCGAACCGACGACGCCGTGCGCTGTTACATGCGGGCCATCCAGCTCGACGCCGACGATGCCACGGCTCACAGCAACTTGGGCTATATCTTTCTGCAGCAAGGCGCTCCCGCGAGGGCGTTGCCCCACTACGCTGCAGCAGCGCACGTGCGTCCGTCCGAGCCCGAGGCCCAACGCAATCTCGGCGACACGTTGATGGCATTGCATCAAGCGGCGGAAGCTGCGGCCGCCTATGCTGACGCGATTGCGTTACAACCGGCAGATGCTGCGCTGCGCTTTAACCGTGCACTCGCCCTCGCCCAATGCAGTCAGTTTTCCGAGGCCAGGAAAGAAGTGTCGATTGCGTTGCGTCTGCAGCCCGGCTTCAGCGAGGCCCGCCGTCTGGCAGAGGACCTTCAACGCAGGTAG
- a CDS encoding TonB-dependent receptor codes for MHQHSLLKRLLGGMSFLLLALATGLYGQGITTAGIDGSVTNSSGAPISGATVTIVHEPSGTTATALTRANGQYNASGLRVGGPYTITVTGTDLTPQKRSDVYLGLGESATVNFSMNSDVVQMEAFSVTSSRDATFDSGKMGSGTSYNEEAVRNVASVRRDIQDVAAMDSRLFLGSLDQGGNLSAQGQNYRFNSLLIDGVRSDDQFGLNGNGATSLRSPIPLEAVENLSVELQPYDVRRAGFTGALINVVTKSGTNELHGSAFYEYTNEDFRAKNPVTGLRDAFKEENYGFTLGGPIIKNKLFFFGDYDYYERTSAAPQANFKPNAAQLASIIARAQALGYDPGSLSASDNVSTQKTVIGKLDWNISSDHRASFTYRRNYGTQVIFPNYTSSTATSLSNYWYSQPRNTDSYIGQLFSQWTPDLRTELDVSYTKYDGSPSNNGVPFPQVQVGGLSGTRYDTGASITNGQVYLGTESSRQLNAINTKETQVRFSADYSIGNHTVTAGVEDISTKYLNAYVQYTDGYYTFPNLAAWVAGTPVTGYTLQKANPGFSIDDAVANWRYDAYATFVQDTWKLSPQLTLLAGLRYDYPHVPEAPPVAAGFATAGFTRDNGQAVTQNNTTNNGNATIAPRIGFTYEFKTERKTQLRGGIGLFQGKNPAVWISNAYSNAGATGAVGAFNTGGIPGLTFNPDPNNQTVPAGSPPAPNINVTDPGFRQPSLWKSNLAIDHKLPFGNITFSAEGYYSEVKDALNVEFLNYKIATANSTMPDGRIAYAGTPTSGTSASSSGRRRNSSFADVFYMTNTNKGESHGVTLSLYRPMKNDWSWSASWTRGHATEVSPMTSSTASSNYSNRAVFNPNEDVASTSNTNIKDRIVIQLTRQFELIRDYKTTAAIVYQGRTGHPYSWVFRGDANGDGYTFNDLLYVPTGPNDPKVAWASTTERDAFFAYVNSTDLKNYLGTHPSRNSEVSPWQQTIDLKFTQEIPIHGHLKAELYASILNFWNIIDNKWGLQYEVPFSYRRGVAGATYNAAGNGGAGVWNYTFNSGTLDGVPTTVNDSSVSRWQAQIGMRIRF; via the coding sequence ATGCATCAACACTCGCTCCTCAAACGCCTGCTCGGGGGAATGTCCTTCCTCCTTCTTGCTTTGGCCACCGGCCTTTATGGCCAGGGTATTACGACAGCTGGAATCGATGGCTCCGTGACCAATAGCAGCGGAGCGCCGATATCCGGTGCGACCGTCACTATTGTCCACGAACCATCCGGCACGACCGCCACGGCGCTCACGCGCGCGAATGGACAATATAATGCTTCCGGTTTGCGGGTTGGTGGCCCGTATACGATTACCGTCACGGGCACTGACCTCACACCGCAGAAGCGATCGGACGTTTACCTCGGGCTAGGCGAGAGCGCGACGGTTAACTTCTCAATGAATTCCGATGTCGTGCAAATGGAAGCGTTTAGCGTCACCAGTTCCCGTGATGCCACTTTCGATTCCGGCAAAATGGGCTCTGGCACTTCGTATAACGAAGAAGCCGTGCGTAACGTCGCTTCCGTCCGTCGCGATATTCAGGACGTCGCCGCCATGGACTCCCGGCTTTTCCTTGGTTCGCTCGATCAGGGCGGCAATCTGAGCGCGCAAGGCCAGAACTACCGCTTTAACTCGCTGCTCATCGATGGCGTCCGTTCGGACGACCAGTTCGGTCTCAACGGCAACGGCGCGACCTCCCTGCGCAGCCCGATTCCGCTGGAAGCGGTCGAGAATCTGAGTGTCGAACTCCAGCCCTATGACGTCCGCCGCGCCGGTTTCACGGGTGCGCTGATCAATGTCGTCACCAAATCCGGCACGAACGAACTCCACGGCAGTGCGTTTTACGAATATACGAACGAAGACTTCCGGGCGAAAAACCCCGTGACGGGTTTGCGCGATGCCTTCAAGGAAGAGAACTACGGCTTCACGCTCGGTGGCCCCATCATCAAAAACAAGCTCTTCTTCTTCGGTGACTATGACTACTACGAGCGCACCTCCGCCGCGCCGCAGGCCAATTTCAAGCCCAACGCGGCCCAGTTGGCCAGCATCATTGCCCGGGCGCAGGCCCTCGGCTACGATCCCGGCAGCTTGAGCGCGAGTGACAACGTTTCGACGCAGAAGACAGTTATCGGCAAGCTCGATTGGAATATCTCCAGCGACCACCGCGCGAGTTTCACCTACCGCCGCAATTACGGCACGCAGGTGATTTTCCCGAACTACACCAGCAGCACGGCAACCTCCCTCAGCAACTACTGGTACAGTCAGCCGCGCAATACCGATAGCTATATTGGCCAACTTTTCAGCCAGTGGACGCCTGACCTCCGTACCGAGCTCGATGTTTCTTACACGAAGTACGATGGTTCTCCGTCCAACAACGGTGTGCCGTTTCCCCAAGTTCAAGTGGGCGGTCTTTCCGGCACGCGTTACGACACCGGCGCTTCCATCACGAACGGCCAGGTTTACCTCGGCACGGAATCGTCCCGTCAGCTTAATGCGATCAACACCAAGGAAACCCAAGTGCGGTTTTCCGCTGACTATTCGATCGGCAACCACACGGTCACGGCCGGCGTGGAAGATATTTCCACCAAGTATCTGAACGCCTACGTTCAATATACTGACGGTTACTATACCTTCCCCAACCTCGCCGCATGGGTTGCGGGCACGCCAGTGACGGGCTACACCCTGCAAAAGGCCAATCCCGGATTCTCGATCGACGATGCGGTCGCCAACTGGCGCTACGATGCGTACGCGACGTTTGTCCAGGATACCTGGAAACTAAGCCCTCAGCTGACACTTTTGGCCGGCCTGCGCTACGACTATCCTCATGTTCCCGAGGCTCCGCCTGTTGCCGCTGGCTTTGCTACTGCGGGCTTCACGCGCGACAACGGCCAGGCGGTCACGCAAAACAACACGACCAACAACGGCAACGCGACCATCGCGCCGCGCATCGGATTCACCTATGAGTTCAAGACAGAGCGAAAGACTCAACTGCGCGGCGGCATTGGCCTCTTCCAAGGGAAGAACCCGGCCGTGTGGATTTCCAACGCCTATTCCAACGCCGGTGCCACGGGTGCGGTCGGTGCATTTAATACCGGTGGCATTCCCGGTCTGACCTTCAACCCGGATCCTAACAACCAAACGGTCCCGGCGGGCTCGCCTCCGGCGCCGAACATCAACGTCACGGATCCGGGTTTCCGGCAGCCCAGTCTGTGGAAGTCCAACCTCGCGATCGACCACAAGTTGCCCTTCGGGAACATTACGTTCTCTGCAGAAGGATACTACAGCGAGGTGAAGGATGCGCTGAATGTCGAGTTCCTCAACTACAAGATCGCGACTGCGAATAGCACAATGCCCGACGGACGCATTGCCTACGCTGGCACGCCCACGTCCGGCACAAGTGCCAGCTCCAGCGGTCGCCGGCGCAACAGCTCGTTTGCCGACGTCTTCTACATGACCAACACCAACAAGGGCGAGAGCCACGGTGTTACGTTGTCGCTCTATCGGCCGATGAAGAATGACTGGTCCTGGTCCGCTTCGTGGACCCGTGGTCACGCGACGGAGGTGAGTCCGATGACCTCGTCGACCGCGAGCTCGAACTACTCGAATCGCGCGGTGTTCAATCCGAATGAGGATGTGGCCTCCACTTCCAACACGAACATCAAGGACCGCATCGTCATCCAGCTCACGCGCCAGTTCGAACTCATCCGTGACTACAAAACGACCGCGGCGATCGTTTATCAAGGCCGCACGGGCCATCCGTATTCTTGGGTGTTCCGCGGTGACGCCAACGGTGACGGCTACACGTTCAACGATCTACTCTACGTGCCGACGGGTCCCAACGACCCCAAAGTCGCGTGGGCGAGCACGACCGAGCGCGATGCCTTTTTCGCCTACGTCAACTCCACCGACCTGAAGAACTACCTGGGCACCCATCCGTCCCGGAATTCGGAAGTTTCGCCGTGGCAGCAGACGATCGATTTGAAGTTCACGCAGGAAATTCCGATCCACGGTCACCTAAAAGCGGAGCTCTATGCCAGCATCTTGAACTTCTGGAACATCATCGATAACAAGTGGGGCCTGCAATACGAGGTGCCGTTCTCCTATCGTCGTGGCGTCGCCGGTGCGACGTATAATGCCGCCGGCAATGGTGGCGCCGGCGTGTGGAATTACACGTTCAACAGTGGCACGCTCGACGGCGTCCCGACCACGGTGAACGATTCCTCTGTCTCGCGGTGGCAGGCGCAGATCGGCATGCGCATTCGCTTCTGA